The following proteins are encoded in a genomic region of Phragmites australis chromosome 9, lpPhrAust1.1, whole genome shotgun sequence:
- the LOC133928750 gene encoding uncharacterized protein LOC133928750 isoform X2 produces the protein MRAIASATAPPRPGPPPAVRSGSNAADRPGFLTPPLPAPRLRLRRRRPPEPSPPSTRRPMPPPSAAAGGAAVGGSFPELTSASDFLAVAAPGGRVSVVGFGSLLSERSARSTFPELEGFRVAALRGFRRVFAHSAPIFFERGIAVEATKEFSSLSVEPCKGELIVVTVFEIKEDEVPAFIEREHEFRFLAVVPEGLDGVPFTNPAVVCARYSDEEYFQERCQDIYHGKIVLTPAAIPRSHLNRGTWEVLIHWKDLPASDTTWVPCVVFQQQFPGF, from the exons ATGCGCGCCATCGCCTCGGCTACAGCGCCTCCTCGCCCAGGGCCGCCCCCAGCCGTCCGATCAGGATCCAACGCCGCAGACCGCCCAGGGTTCCTCACACCGCCCCTCCCCGctccccgcctccgcctccgtcgCCGGCGACCgccggagccctcgccgccgtccACCCGCCGCCCCATGCCTCCTCCCTCCGCGGCCGCCGGCGGAGCCGCCGTCGGTGGCTCCTTCCCCGAGCTGACCTCCGCGTCCGACTTTCTAGCCGTCGCCGCCCCCGGCGGCCGCGTCTCCGTCGTCGGCTTCGGCTCTCTCCTCTCCG AGCGGAGCGCGAGGAGCACGTTCCCGGAGCTTGAGGGCTTCCGCGTGGCGGCTCTGCGCGGCTTCCGGCGAGTCTTCGCCCACTCCGCCCCCATCTTCTTCGAGCGCGGCATCGCCGTTGAGGCCACCAAG GAGTTCTCAAGCTTAAGTGTGGAGCCATGCAAGGGTGAACTGATAGTAGTCACTGTTTTCGAAATCAAGGAGGATGAG GTGCCAGCATTTATCGAGAGGGAACATGAGTTTAGATTTCTTGCG GTTGTTCCTGAAGGATTGGACGGAGTGCCTTTTACAAATCCAGCA GTTGTCTGTGCGCGCTACAGCGATGAAGAATATTTTCAAGAGAGATGCCAAG ATATCTACCACGGAAAGATTGTTCTGACTCCTGCTGCTATTCCCCGCTCTCATCTGAACCGTGGTACTTGGGAGGTGTTGATTCATTGGAAAGATTTGCCAGCATCCGATACGACTTGGGTTCCTTGTGTCGTTTTCCAACAGCAGTTTCCTGGGTTCTAG
- the LOC133928750 gene encoding uncharacterized protein LOC133928750 isoform X1, whose translation MRAIASATAPPRPGPPPAVRSGSNAADRPGFLTPPLPAPRLRLRRRRPPEPSPPSTRRPMPPPSAAAGGAAVGGSFPELTSASDFLAVAAPGGRVSVVGFGSLLSERSARSTFPELEGFRVAALRGFRRVFAHSAPIFFERGIAVEATKEFSSLSVEPCKGELIVVTVFEIKEDEVPAFIEREHEFRFLAVVPEGLDGVPFTNPAVVCARYSDEEYFQERCQGSKEIYNQRYGRYNIDKIWRDDILPCRLYLRHCVLAAKNLGESAYSNFLDHTYLGDRKTTIREYLASTGAGIMEEEPPESLKIRYGG comes from the exons ATGCGCGCCATCGCCTCGGCTACAGCGCCTCCTCGCCCAGGGCCGCCCCCAGCCGTCCGATCAGGATCCAACGCCGCAGACCGCCCAGGGTTCCTCACACCGCCCCTCCCCGctccccgcctccgcctccgtcgCCGGCGACCgccggagccctcgccgccgtccACCCGCCGCCCCATGCCTCCTCCCTCCGCGGCCGCCGGCGGAGCCGCCGTCGGTGGCTCCTTCCCCGAGCTGACCTCCGCGTCCGACTTTCTAGCCGTCGCCGCCCCCGGCGGCCGCGTCTCCGTCGTCGGCTTCGGCTCTCTCCTCTCCG AGCGGAGCGCGAGGAGCACGTTCCCGGAGCTTGAGGGCTTCCGCGTGGCGGCTCTGCGCGGCTTCCGGCGAGTCTTCGCCCACTCCGCCCCCATCTTCTTCGAGCGCGGCATCGCCGTTGAGGCCACCAAG GAGTTCTCAAGCTTAAGTGTGGAGCCATGCAAGGGTGAACTGATAGTAGTCACTGTTTTCGAAATCAAGGAGGATGAG GTGCCAGCATTTATCGAGAGGGAACATGAGTTTAGATTTCTTGCG GTTGTTCCTGAAGGATTGGACGGAGTGCCTTTTACAAATCCAGCA GTTGTCTGTGCGCGCTACAGCGATGAAGAATATTTTCAAGAGAGATGCCAAG GAAGCAAGGAAATATATAACCAACGCTATGGACGGTACAACATTGACAAGATTTGGAGAGATGATATTTTACCATGTCGCCTATATCTTAGACATTG TGTTCTTGCTGCGAAAAATCTTGGAGAATCAGCATACAGCAACTTCTTAGATCACACCTATCTTGGTGACCGGAAAACAACAATAAGGGAATACTTGGCCAGTACCGGAGCTGGCATCATGGAAGAGGAGCCCCCTGAGTCGTTAAAAATCCGTTACGGTGGCTAG
- the LOC133928749 gene encoding probable protein phosphatase 2C 48, protein MRQISSLLQGLAQSLSVGRERKGDSAGAGEGKAAAVLRTSGTVWSEGSETFAAVCSRRGEKGTNQDCSIVWEGFGCQEDIFCGIFDGHGPWGHYVAKAVRESLPPSLLCHWQEALTLASLIDGEKKLSDCRFDLWKQSYLAACAAVDDELRRSRRLDAVHSGCTALSVVKQGDLMIVANVGDSRAVLGTTTDDGAVAAVQLTVDFKPNLPQEKERIRQCNGRVHCLADEPGVHRVWLPNRESPGLAMSRAFGDYCVKDYGVISAPEVTQRRISSRDQFVILATDGVWDVISNEEAVQIVAATPDREKAAKRLVECAVRAWRRKRRGIAVDDCSAICLFFHSPPS, encoded by the exons ATGCGGCAGATCTCGTCGCTGCTGCAGGGGCTGGCCCAGTCGCTGTCGGTGGGAAGGGAGAGGAAGGGGgacagcgccggcgccggcgaagGGAAGGCCGCGGCGGTGCTGCGGACGTCGGGGACGGTGTGGAGTGAGGGGTCGGAGACGTTCGCGGCCGTGTGCTCGCGGCGCGGCGAGAAGGGCACCAACCAGGACTGCTCCATCGTCTGGGAG GGGTTCGGGTGCCAGGAGGACATCTTCTGCGGCATCTTCGACGGGCACGGCCCGTGGGGCCACTACGTCGCCAAGGCCGTCCGCGAGTCGCTGCCGCCGTCGCTGCTGTGCCACTGGCAGGAGGCCCTCACGCTGGCATCGCTGATCGACGGCGAGAAGAAGCTCAGCGACTGCCGATTCGACCTCTGGAAGCAGTCCTACCTGGCCGCCTGCGCCGCCGTCGACGACGAgctccgccgcagccgccgcctcgACGCCGTCCACAGCGGTTGCACCGCGCTGTCCGTCGTCAAGCAGGGCGACCTCATGATCGTCGCCAACGTCGGCGACTCCCGGGCCGTCCTGGGAACCACGACCGACGacggcgccgtcgccgccgtccaGCTCACCGTCGACTTCAAGCCCAATCTGCCCC AGGAGAAGGAGCGCATCCGGCAGTGCAACGGCCGCGTGCACTGCCTCGCAGACGAGCCGGGCGTGCACCGGGTGTGGCTGCCCAACCGGGAGTCGCCGGGTCTCGCCATGTCCCGCGCGTTCGGCGACTACTGCGTCAAGGACTACGGCGTCATCTCGGCACCGGAGGTAACGCAGAGGAGGATCAGCAGCAGGGACCAGTTCGTCATCCTCGCCACCGACGGG GTCTGGGACGTGATCTCCAACGAGGAGGCCGTGCAGATCGTGGCGGCGACGCCGGACAGGGAGAAGGCGGCCAAGCGGCTCGTCGAGTGCGCCGTCCGCGCGTGGAGGCGCAAGCGGCGGGGCATCGCCGTCGACGACTGCTCGGCGATCTGCCTCTTCTTCCACTCGCCGCCATCGTAG